In the Halorussus salinus genome, GTCAGTCCTGCTTGTGGCTGTGTCCCGCGAGGAGGGCCGCGAGATTCAGCGCCAGCAGGCCGACGAAGGTGAGCAGTTCGCCCTGCGACGAGATGCCGTTGAACAGCAGCGGCACGTAGAGGAACGGCAGGGCGATGGCCGACCAGAAGCCGACGACTTCGAACGGCGTCGTGAGCGCGTGGTCTCGGTAGTGGTCGTACAGGGTCGCGAGTTTCGTGCGCCCTGCGGTTCCTTCACCGGCCTCCGCAGGGGAGCCGATAGTCGAGTTGCTTTCGTTCTGGAGGGTGGATTCGGTCATGGGGACATCTCGACCTCAACAACTCGTTACACAGGGAGGGTCATATAACGCGACGAGCGTTAGTGCGATTTCAGAATAGTTCATCGAAAAACGTGCTGGAGAGTACTTTTCAAAACAGGCTCTAATAGCTCGATAAAATTTAAAACCGTTTCTCAACGATTTTCTCTCGAAAGAGCTGCGTTCAGAAATGTGGGCATACCGATGACCAGCCGAGGGTAATCAGGCGTTGCCTGTGTGCGAACAGGCGACACAGACGCGCGATTCGCACTGCGGTTGGGGTCCGATTCAGTGACGTTAGGTGAGTAGTAACCGTCGCCGCTCGACTACCCGACGGGCGTTCGTCGGTCTGCCGACGCGAGCGACGACGGCGATAAAAGGTGAAGGGACAGCGCGAGAAATGAACCGATATGAGCGAGCGAGCAGAGTGGATGCATCCCGAGGACGACCACTTGCTCGCGCTCCTGCGCACCGAGCGCAAGGACACGTTTAGCGCCGTCGCCGCGCAGTTACCGCTCACGCGCGAGCAGGTCGCCGACCGCTGTCGGACGCTGGCCGCCCACGGACTGGTCGAACACCTCGGGAGCGACATCTACACCATCAGTCCGCTCGGCGAGCGGTACCTCGACGGAGACATCGACGCCGAGGAAATTCCTACTCTCGACGACGAGTACGAGTAGCCGCCGGAATACTCTTTTGCTGACACTCCGAACCGCCACGCAGTGACCATGGACACCGACCTCGTCGCCGAGAAAACCGAACAAGCCGCCGAAGTGCTGGCCGAGCGGAACATCGACTGCTGGCTCACCTTCTGCCGCGAGACGACCGAAATCTCCGAACCGAACCTCCCCTTCCTGCTCGGGTTCGACGTGGTGTGGCCGACCGCTATCGTGGTCTCGAAGACGGGCCGGTCGGCGGTCGTCCTCGGCCGTCACGACGCGCCGAACGCCAGCGAGTTACCCCACGACGTAATTCCGTACGACGAGTCGCTCGGGGAGCCACTCCTCGAACTTCTCCGCGAGGAGGACCCCGACGAAATCGCGGTGAACTACTCGCGCGACGACAACACCGCCGACGGCCTGACTCACGGAATGTTCCTGCGACTGCGCGACATCCTCGACGGGAGCGACTACGAGGAGTCGTTGACCAGCGCCGAGGAGGTCGTCTCGGCAGTCCGGGGGGTCAAGTCACCCACCGAACGCGAGCGCGTCGAGCAGGCAGTCGCGACGACGCAAGAACTGCTCGGTGACGTGCGCGAACGGTGGGACCCCGACTGGATGGAAGCCGACGTGGCCGACTGGCTCCACGCGCGCATGGACGAGCGCGACCTCGGGAGCGCGTGGAGTTGGGACTACTGTCCGACGGTCCACGCGGGCGGCGAGAGCGACATCGGCCACACTCTGCCGGGCGACCGGACCCTCCCGGCGGGGGAAGTCTTGCACGTCGATTTCGGGGTGAAGCAGGACGGGTACAGCGCCGACATGCAACGGCTCTGGTACCGGCCGTCGGACGAGTGGCCTGACCCACCCGCCGACCTCGACGCGGCCTTCGCCGACGTGCGCGCCGCCATCGAGGCTGGCCGGGAGCGAATCGAACCGGGCGTGCCGGGCCACGAAGTGGACACCGCCGCCCGCGAGACGCTGACCGACCGCGGCTGGCCGGAGTACGACCACGCCTTCGGCCATCAGGTCGGCCGGAACGCCCACGACGGCGGGACGCTCCTCGGGCCGCGCTGGGACCGCTACGGAACCGCCCCGCAGGGCGAGATTCGAGCGGGCGAGATTTACACCGTCGAGTTGGGCGTCGAGACGGAGTGGGGGTATCTCGGACAGGAGGAGATGGTCGCGGTCACGGCCGACGGGACCGAGTGGCTGACCGACCCGCAGGAGGAGTTGTGGAGAATCGGCGAGGAGACTAACGAATCGTAGAAATTGTAGAAGTGCCCGGGGAGGGCTCCGAACCCTCGATCTCCGCATGACCCAGGTACGAGGCTCGGCGGGCCTCTCGGGCATGGGAGGCTTCCAAGGCCTGAGCACCGAATCTCAGTAACCCTATGAGTGCGGCGCTATGTCCAGCTAAGCCACCCGGGCTCAGTTCTCCGTAGGGGGGTGTTACTCTTTAAAGTTCTCATCTTACTCGGGTTCGGGAGGCCGAGGCACGGTGATTTCGGGAGGAGTCCCGTCGGTCCGGTCGGCCGAGGACGAACGATAGAGAGTCCAAACCAGAAAAACTCTGTCGGTCGCCGGACCGACCTTCTTTCGACCCGAAACCCCGCGGCACTTACCCGGCGGATTTAAGCCGGGGGGCTAATCATACCACTGCATGAGCGTTCCCGGAATCGTACAGTCCCGGCTCGACGGCGAACAGGTCGCGGCGCAGGTCGCCCTCGGCGGCGAGGACGGCCTCTACGTGACTCGCACGCGGACCCTCATCTACCGCGCCGACGGACTCCTGAGCGACGAGTCCGTCGAGGAGTACCCCCACGACGCCGAGCGCATCGAAATCTCCGAGGGGCGGCGCAAGTCGTCCATCGGCCTCGACTACGGCATCGACGGCGAGGAGAAGTTCAAAATCCCGAGCAACCGCCTCTACGAGGCGCTCCACCCCGTGCTGGCGGGCGTGTTGAACGCCGCGGACGTGACCGGACCCGACGAGACGGTCAAGCAGACCTACCAGTTCAGCGAACTTACGCTGGTCATCACCAGCGAGCGCGTCGTCAAGCACGTCGGCGCGGCGGTCTGGGACGAGGACTACGAGGAGTTCCACTTCGACGACGTGACCGCCCTCGACGTGGAGGAGGGAAGCGTCTCGTCACAGATCATCATCGAGACCGACGGCCGCCCCCAACGCATCAAGACGCCGAGCGACCAGACCCGCGAGGTCCGCGAGCGCATCGAGCGCGCGCTGTTGGACCACCACGGGCTGAGTTCCTACGACGAGTTCGCCCGCGCGCACGCCGACCCCGACGAGCAAGCCGAGGCCGAGAAAGCCGCCGCGGACGACGGCGACGACGCGGCCGAGAGCGACGCCGACCCGCTGGCTGGCGGCGGCGTGGACCCCATCGACGCCAACCCGCCGGAACTGGACGACGACGGTGCCATCATCGAGGAGGACGCGAGCGTGACGACCGGCGACCGACCCGACGAGAGCGTCACCACGGCCGAAGCGAGCGAGGCCGCCGCGCGCGCCGCGGAGGCGAGTTCGGAACCGGAAGCCGGGGCGGGCGCGGAAGCGAGTGCGAACCCGGAAACGAGTGCAGGCCCAGAGGCAGGTGCGGACGCGAGCGCAGGCACGGAGACGGCCCGGTCGGACGACCGCAACGACGCCGCCAGCGAGACGAACTCCTCGCACGAGGAGACCCCGCGCGACGACGCGGGACAGGTCCTCGAAGGGACGCCCGACGAGACGGCGACCGAGGGCCGGACGACCGTCACCGACGCCACGAGCGCGGACGCCGCCGACCCCGCCGACGCGACCGCGGCGGCCGCGGCGACCGACAGCGAACCCGCGGACGCGACCGACGACGCCGAAGCGAGCGGATTCGCAGACTCGGGCTTCGAACCGGCGAGTTCGGAGTTGGAGCGGGACGCGACCGACGAGCAACTGGCGGCGCTGACCGAGGCCGTCGAGCGACAGAACGAACTGCTGGCCGAGCAACAGCGCACGCTCCAGCAACTCATCGAAGAACTGAGTCGCGGTCGGTAGGTCGGTCGTCCTCGCGACCGAATCTCGACCGACTCCGCCGAAATCCTCAGTCGCGGCCCGTGACCTTCCGGATGCACTCCGGGCCGAACGCGCCGTGTTCTCCCGCGTCGAGCTTGATGAAGTGACCCGTCGAGATGTTCGCGCCGCACCGCCGACAGGAGAACTCGCCCTCTTTCGTGACGACCTCGCTCTGGAAGCTGACGTAGCCGCCGCCAGTGGTCGTGACGATGCCGTTCTCGCGCTCGATGACCCCGCGCTTCTCGGCCTCGTCCAGAATCTTCCGGGTCGTCGTCGGATGGGTGGTGACGGTCTCGATGCGGTCTACGGCCTCCGCGACCGATAGCTCGGGGTCTTCGAGCTTCGAGAGGAGTTCGACGCCGACCGCTACGGGGTCGGAGCCGTCGCTCGCCTCGTTTCCGTCTGCTCGCTCGTCGTCGGCGGCGCGCTCCGGTGGCTCGTCGTCGGCCATCACCTCGGATTCGCCCGCGAGAGGGATTAAAACTTGCGCGAAGCGCGGCGGTCCGGAGTCCGGTTCGGAACACCTTGACTCGAACCCGAAAGCAGATACCGGCCGGTCTGCAACCACGCCACGATGGCCGACTTCGCGCGCCGCCAAGTCGCCGGACTCGCCCTCGTCGCGGTCGTCGCAGTCGGCAGTCTCCTCGCGGGACCGAACCACCTGTTCGCGGTCGCGCGGGACCTCGCCGACCGGCCGGTCGTCTTCGGTGCGCTGTTGGTCGCGGTCTACCTCGTCCGGCCGCTGTTCGCGTGGCCGACCACGCTCGTCGCGATTCTGGCGGGCTACGCCTACGGCCCGGTCTGGGGGTTCCCGATTGCGCTCGCTGGCACGACGGGGAGCGCGCTCCTGCCGTTCCTCGCGGCGCGCTACGTCGGCACGGGGTCGGGAGAGCGAACCGGTTGGGGGTCCGGGCTGGTCGCGCGCCTCGGCGACTCGGGCGAGCGGTTCTTCGAGGCCACGGGCGACCTGCGGGGGATGGTCGCCTCTCGACTCGCGCCCGCGCCCTCCGACCCGGTCTCGGCGGCGGCGGGCCTCTCGGGCGTCTCGACCGGCGCGTTCGTCGTCGGAACCGCGGTCGGCGAGGTGCCGTGGACTGTCGCGGCCGTCCTCGCGGGCGGTTCGCTCGACCACCTCTCGACTACCGGACTGACCGCGATAAACTGGGAACTCATCGCGGCGGCGGGCGCGGTGGCGGTGGCACTCCTCGCCGGTCCGGCCTACCGCGCCGTGAGCGTCCGGCGATAGCGACAGTCCGTTCGAATTTGGAACGAATTTGGAACGGAGTCGGAGGGAACCGGGAACGAAGTGGGTCGGAGTTCGAAAAATTCCTTTTAGGGTGGCTCTCGCCGGTAGAATCATGCGTTTCGCAACGCTGATTACCGTGGCAGTGGTCGTACTCACCGTCTGTGTCGCGCCGATTACGGCCCAGCAGACGACCCAGTGCGGCCCGCAGAGTAGCGAGATGATGGACAACGAGTCGATGAGCGAGACGACGGCGATGATGAGCAACGAGTCGATGAGCGAGACGACGGCGATGATGAGCAACGAGTCGATGAGCGAGACGACGGCGATGATGAGTAACGAGTCGATGAACGGGACCACCGAGTCGATGGGCGGCATGGCGAACGAGACCACCGACTCGATGGCCTCGGAGACGACGACGTGCGCGAACGACTCGATGTCCGACGATTCGATGGGCGAGACCACGACCGGGACGAGCGACGAGTCGATGTCCGAGACGACCGAGAGTATGAACGATGAGTCGATGA is a window encoding:
- a CDS encoding M24 family metallopeptidase is translated as MDTDLVAEKTEQAAEVLAERNIDCWLTFCRETTEISEPNLPFLLGFDVVWPTAIVVSKTGRSAVVLGRHDAPNASELPHDVIPYDESLGEPLLELLREEDPDEIAVNYSRDDNTADGLTHGMFLRLRDILDGSDYEESLTSAEEVVSAVRGVKSPTERERVEQAVATTQELLGDVRERWDPDWMEADVADWLHARMDERDLGSAWSWDYCPTVHAGGESDIGHTLPGDRTLPAGEVLHVDFGVKQDGYSADMQRLWYRPSDEWPDPPADLDAAFADVRAAIEAGRERIEPGVPGHEVDTAARETLTDRGWPEYDHAFGHQVGRNAHDGGTLLGPRWDRYGTAPQGEIRAGEIYTVELGVETEWGYLGQEEMVAVTADGTEWLTDPQEELWRIGEETNES
- a CDS encoding DUF7115 domain-containing protein; amino-acid sequence: MSVPGIVQSRLDGEQVAAQVALGGEDGLYVTRTRTLIYRADGLLSDESVEEYPHDAERIEISEGRRKSSIGLDYGIDGEEKFKIPSNRLYEALHPVLAGVLNAADVTGPDETVKQTYQFSELTLVITSERVVKHVGAAVWDEDYEEFHFDDVTALDVEEGSVSSQIIIETDGRPQRIKTPSDQTREVRERIERALLDHHGLSSYDEFARAHADPDEQAEAEKAAADDGDDAAESDADPLAGGGVDPIDANPPELDDDGAIIEEDASVTTGDRPDESVTTAEASEAAARAAEASSEPEAGAGAEASANPETSAGPEAGADASAGTETARSDDRNDAASETNSSHEETPRDDAGQVLEGTPDETATEGRTTVTDATSADAADPADATAAAAATDSEPADATDDAEASGFADSGFEPASSELERDATDEQLAALTEAVERQNELLAEQQRTLQQLIEELSRGR
- a CDS encoding DUF5830 family protein, which produces MADDEPPERAADDERADGNEASDGSDPVAVGVELLSKLEDPELSVAEAVDRIETVTTHPTTTRKILDEAEKRGVIERENGIVTTTGGGYVSFQSEVVTKEGEFSCRRCGANISTGHFIKLDAGEHGAFGPECIRKVTGRD
- a CDS encoding TVP38/TMEM64 family protein; this translates as MADFARRQVAGLALVAVVAVGSLLAGPNHLFAVARDLADRPVVFGALLVAVYLVRPLFAWPTTLVAILAGYAYGPVWGFPIALAGTTGSALLPFLAARYVGTGSGERTGWGSGLVARLGDSGERFFEATGDLRGMVASRLAPAPSDPVSAAAGLSGVSTGAFVVGTAVGEVPWTVAAVLAGGSLDHLSTTGLTAINWELIAAAGAVAVALLAGPAYRAVSVRR
- a CDS encoding PGF-CTERM sorting domain-containing protein — translated: MRFATLITVAVVVLTVCVAPITAQQTTQCGPQSSEMMDNESMSETTAMMSNESMSETTAMMSNESMSETTAMMSNESMNGTTESMGGMANETTDSMASETTTCANDSMSDDSMGETTTGTSDESMSETTESMNDESMSDTSEMADTTDATETGSSAFVPGFGVGAALVALVAALYVARRRP